The Streptomyces rimosus genomic interval AATCTGGCGGCCATTCGGTCAGCCGTCCTGCCGGCCCCCGCGCTCCGCCTGCTCCAGCCGGTACACCACGTCGAGCAGATCCATCACCTGCTTGCGGCGGGCCTGCGACAGCTGTCCCGCCCGGAGGACCAGCAGGCGCGCCTCGCTCCCCTGGAGCGCCTCGCCGATCCGGGCCTGTTCGGCCGCCAGGGCCGTCAGCCGCTCGTCGAGGGCCGCGCCGGCGGTGTCGTCGACGAAGTACGCCGTCGGCACGCCGAAGAAGCGGGCCAGCGCCTGGAGGTGGCGCAGCGTCGGGTTGGTCTTCTTGCCCTTGCGCAGCTGCCAGATGTAGCTCTGCGAGATCGACACCCCGGTGCCGCGGATCGCCGCGGCCACGCTCTCGTTGCTGTACTCGTGGGCGGGGTCCGGCCGCACGCTCGCGAAGAGCCGGTTCAGCTTCGCGGAGAGACTGCGCTCCGCGTCCTCGGGCATGGGGTCCACCCTTCGGCCTGGGCCGCCGTTTCCACTGAGGTGAAATGGCGCTGGGCAACTTTGTCGGAACTGGTTGAAGAGCGTCAAGCCCCGGGCTACGGTACGGCCTACCCCGGCCTCGACTGAGGTGAAAGCCCGTCTCTTCGAGGGATCGACACAGGTCTATACCCGACCCGGGGACCGGCACCGGCCGGGCGGCGACCCGCACCCAGAACGGAGATCACCGGACATGTCACTGGCTCCCGACCCGGCCGCCGTCCGCCCGCCGAACGGCGAGACGGCCTTACCGCTCTACGCCCGGATCAGGGCGAAACTCAGAATGGACATCGCCTCGGGCCACTACGCCCAAGGCGATCAGCTTCCCCCGGCGGAGCAGCTGGCCAGGAAATACGGGGCCAACAAGAACACGATCCTGCGGGCCCTGCGCATGCTGCGCAGCGAGGGGGTCATCGACTTCGGCCGGGGGCGCGGCGCGGTGGTGCTGCACTCCTTCAGCCCGGTGCATATCGACGACATCTGCGCGCAGTTGCAGCGGGTGGTCAACCTGGCGGACGCCTCCGGAATTTCGCGGTCCGCCGTGATCTCCTCCATCGAGCGGATGCCGCGGGTCACGGCGCGGAACGTGCGTACCCAGCGCGGGCCGCTGACCACACGGCCGCCGCAACGGCTGACGTGATGAATGTCGTCCTGTACATGACTAATCGGAAAGGGGAATTCCGCGGAATGCGCGCCGACCGCCGATGGTGCCACGGAAGCCTCTGCGGAGCGTGAGCAAGAAACCAGGAAAGCCACACCGATCGACCTCACCGGAGGTACCGGTTCCACCCCCCGTACCCGCTGGTGACAGCCCCTGCCGGACGCTGCGCGACGATCTGTCGGGCGCGGCGACACACCGTGTTGGGGCCCGGTGGAGACTTGATCGTTCCTTGACCATTGGCGACGATTTTCCGCAGCGGCCCGCGATTCCCGGAACGGAACGCCTTTCCGGCGGGACCGGCGCGTCGGGAAACGAGGATTATGGCGGGGCGGAAACAGGGCGAAACACGGTGAAGGGCAACTCGCGCTGCTGGGGAAGCGCAAGCTGTCTTCGCCGCACCGGCGACCGGCCGGCGCACACCGCCGCGTAAGCCGGTCCGGACGGCCCCGGCGCACGCGACCGCCCGGCCGTCCGCCCGCGCCCTTCGCGCCGTCGCCCGCCGACGCGCAGCCGTCCCGCGGCCCTCCCGCGTCCGCTCTCTTCCGCGCCGCCCGACCACCAGCACCTTTCGCATGCCCCGTCCGGCAGACAGGAGCGTTGCAGCACCGTGAGCGACTTCGGCACACCCATGCCCGGCCCCGCGCGCGCGGCGGGCGAACCGCACTGGAAACCGTCTCTGGGAAAGGTCGGACGGCTCACCCCGCGCGAACGGGAGACCTTTCTCCTGCTCGCCGAGGGACTGTCCAACGAGTCGATGGCGCGACGGCTCTACGTCACCGAAAGGACCGTACGCGCCCATGTCGCCGCGGTCATGGCCAAGCTCGAACTCGATTCGCGGCTGGCCGCCTGCCTGGCGTCGTACGCCTTCGCCGTACACAGCTGTACCGGCAGGTGTCCGGGGATGCTGGCCGCATCGCATTCCTGATACCGCCGAATACTGTCGCCGCGGCCAATGGAGGCGGCCGGGGCGGCCCGACAGAATTTCTTTCGCACCGGGAAAGAACCGGCGCACCCGGCGCATTCCCGCCGGGGAAAGGCATGTGAAAGGAATGAAGATGTCGGACGCATTCGACCTGGACGCGCAGATCTCCACCCCCGCCGGCCCCACCGGGGAGCAGGCGCCCACGCCGTCCATCTCCTCGATCGCCACCCGCACGGTCTGCACCAAGGTCGGCTGCAAGGTCACCAAGACCTGCGCCTGCACCTCGATGTGCACGATCTTCTGCGTGGCCCCCAAGTAATCGCAGGCTGAACGCATGACGGGTGCTGCCGTGGTGCAGTCACGGCAGCACCCCGTCCTCGCGGAGTGCGCGCAGCACGCCGAACAGACAGGAACCGACCATGCAACTCGCTCCTCACGATAGCGGCACCTGGGTTCGCACGGCAGACGCCGGACTCGTGCGGCGCGCGCATGCCGCCGTCCGGCACGTCGTGGCCGCGACCACGACCACCGCGCAGGTCGACGACCTCGTGGTGCGCGCCGCCGAGCAGAGCGGTACTTGGGGCGGCTGGTACCCGCCGGGCCTCGCCCAGGGCCAGGCCGGCCTGGCGCTGCTCCACCTGTACGCCGCGCGGGCCGGGCTGGGCGCTCTCGACACCGCCTGCGGCCACATCCGCGAGGCGGTGCTGTCCACCCAGGTCGAACCCCTGGAGTTCCATGCCCTGTTCGCCGGCACCAGCGGCCTGGCCTTCGCGCTCGCGGACGTCACCCGCGACGAACCCCGTTTCGGCCCCAGCCTGGACCGGATGCACGAGCGCCTCGCCGACCAGGTCCTCGCCGCTCCCCCGCACCGCACCGAACGGGCCGTCAGCGACCTGGACTACGACCTCGTCACCGGGGCGTCCGGAACCCTCGTCCACCTCAGCTCCGTCGCCGCCCCCGGCGAGCGGGTCGCCGAGGCCGCCGCCGCGCTCGCCGACTACCTGATCTGGCTCGCGGGGCCCGCGGAGACCGACGGCACTCCGCGCCGCTGGCTCATCACCCCCGCGTACTACCCGCCGGTCGGCGACTACCACGCGAAGTATCCGCACGGCTATCTGAACCTGGGCCTGTCGCACGGCGTGCCGGGCGTGGCCGCGGCGCTCGCCGCCGCCTGGGAGGCGGGGCACCGCCGTCCCGGCCACCTGGAGGCCCTGGACACGCTCACCCGCTGGGTCCGTGACCAGGCGGGCTTCGACGCATACGGCCCCACCTGGAGCGACGGTACGCCCGTCGACGAACACGGCCGGGAGGGGACGGCCGGGTGCGGGCACGACCGGATCGCCTGGTGCTACGGCGCCGCGGGCGTGGCCGGCGCGCTCCTGACCGTCGCCTCGGCCATCGACGACGACGAGCTACGCACCGCCGCCGTCCGGGCCTTCGACGGAGTGCTGGCCCGTGCCGAGCACATCCGGCCGCTGTCGCCCACGCTGTGCCACGGCCTCGCCGGACTGGTCATGCTCACCCTGGACTTCGCGCCCTGGAGCCCGGCCGCCCGCGACCGGCTGCCGCGGCTGGTCGGGCAGTTGCTCGACGCGTACGCCCCGGACCGGCCGCTCGGCTTCGCCGACGTGGAGGAGCCCGGCCGTCCCGTCGACGACCCGGGGCTGCTCACCGGCGCCGCCGGCGTCGCCCTCACCCTGCTCGCCGCCGTCGGTGACCAGCGGCCGCACTGGTTCCGCGCCTTCCTCGCCCGGTGATGCCGATGCCCCTGTACGAGCCTGCCGGCTTCTTCCTCCTGCGGTCCCCGGTCCTGCCGGCCCGCACCTGCCTCGATGTCACCGAGGACCCCGCCCGCACCCCGGAGGCGCTGCTCGCGCTCGCCCGGCGTCCCGATGTCGAACGCGCCCTGCTGATCGCGAGCGAGGACCTGTCCGCCGGCCTCGACCGTCTGGACAGCCTCGGCGAGAAACGCACCCGGCGCCTGCACTCCGGGCTGCTGCGCTATGTGACGCGGATGGCGACCAGGCCCACGCCGTTCGGCGCGTTCTCGGGTGTGGCCATGGGCGAGTTCGGTGACAAGACCTCGGCCCGGCTCGGCGGGCCCGGGGAGCACCGCGTCCGGGTGCGCGCCGACATGGGCTGGCTGCTCGCCCTGATCGAGCGCCTGGAGGACGACCCGGCTGTTCTCCGGCAGCTGCACCTGGTCCTCAACCCCATGGCGCACCGCGCGGGCGACCGCTTCGTCCTGCCGCAGGCCGACAAGTACGGCCGGCACGACGAGCGCGCCGTGCGCATCCGGGCCACGCCCGCCGTGGACCTGGTCGTACGGAGCGCGGCCGTGCCCGTTCCGTACGAGCGGCTCACCGCCGAACTGTCGGCCGCCTTCCCCGAGGTGCCGGCCGAACGCGTGGACAGCCTCGTACAGCAGATGTGGGACCTCGGCTTCCTTACCGGGGACCTGCGGCCCCCGCAGACCGCGGAGCGGCCCGAGCTGCACGTCCTGAAGAAGCTCACGGGTGTCCCGGCCGCCGCGCACACTGCCGAGCGGCTGCGCGAGGTCGCCGACCTGGCCGACCGTACGCACACCACCGAGTCGCTGCGCCGCCTCGAAGCCGCTCAGCGCGAGCTGGTCCAGGACTTCAAGGGGCGGACCTACCAGGCCGACACTGCCGTGGAGCTGCGCGACCCCGTCCTGAACGCCTCGATCGGGGAAGCGGCCGCCGACGCGGTGGGTGTACTGATCCGGCTCAGCGCGGCCCACAACACACACAGCCACCTCACCCGCTACCGCGAGGAGTTCAGCGAGCGCTACGGCGCCGGGACACGCGTGCCGGTCCTCAGCCTGCTCAGCCCCGACACCGGACTGGACGCCCCGCCCACGTACACCAACCCGCCCCGCAGCATCGCCCTGCCGCCCACCCCTCCCGACGACACCTCCCACCTGGACGGCCTGCTCGTCGAGTTCGCCCAGCAGGCGTGGTGGGACCGTGCCACCGAGGTCGAGCTGACCGATGCCTGGCTGGACCGGCTCGCCCCGGCCGGGCCCGTACCGGACCCGCCCCCGGTCATGGAGGCGTACCTCCAGGTCCACGCCGCCGACCGGGAGGCCGTCGACCGCGGGGAGTGGCGCGGCGTGCTGCGCTCGGACAGCCTCACCTACGGCGGGCGCACCTACGGGCGCTTCAGCGACGTGCTCGGCGAGGCGGCCGTGGACCGGCTGCGCGCCTACGCCCGGCGCGAGGAAGCCCTCTTCCCCGATGTCGCCTACGCGGAGCTGGCGTTCCTGCCGCCCTACGGACGCGCCGCCAACGTCACGCTGCGCCCCGCCATCCGGCCGTACGAGATCGCCGTCAACACGACTCCGTCGGTCGCCCCTGACCAGGTCATCGCGCTGGACGACATCCTCGTCGGCGTCAGCGACGACCGGTTCCACCTGTGGTCGCGGCGGCTGGACCGGGAGATCGTCGTCGCCCAGCACCACATGCTCAGCCCCAGCCTGGCGCCGAACGTGGCGCGCTTCCTGATCGAGGTGTCGCACGACGGCTGCGTGCTGCCGACCGGGTTCCACTGGGGCCCGGCGGAGGTGGCGCCGTTCCTGCCGCGGGTGGTGCGTGGCCGGATGGTTCTGCGGCCGGCGCAGTGGCGGCTCACGGCGGGCTCGGCCGACGACCTCGACGGCTGGCGCACACGCTGGCGCGTGCCGCGCCACGTCTACCTCGTCGACGCCGACCAGCGGCTGCTGCTCGACCTCGACCACCCCCTGTACCGCGCCGAACTCGAACAGGAACTGCGCAAGCAGCGCGCGCTCGTCCTCCACGAGATGCTGCCGGACTTCGACGGCATGTGGCTCCAGGACGGCGACGGCGAGCGCTACGCCACCGAGATCGTCGTACCGGTCGTGACCCGCGACGCCGTACGGACCACCCGCCGCCCCGTGCCGCGGCAGCGGCGGGAGGTTCCCGTGGAGCGCCATGTGCCGGGCGGCGCATGGACCTTCCTCAAGGTCTACGCGGCCCCCGAGCGGCAGGACGAGATCGTCACCGGCCCCCTGCGCGACCTCGTCGCCGAACTGCGCGGCCAGGACGTGCTGGACCGCTGGTTCTACCTCCGCTACGCCGACCCGTTCCCCCACCTGCGGCTGCGCGTACGCGGCACGGACGCGGACCAGGTGCTCACCCGCGTCACGGCGTGGGGCCGGGACCTGGTGGGCCAGGGGCTCGCCCGGGACATCGAGATCGCCGGCTACGCGCCGGAGATCGCCCGCTACGGCGGCCCGGAGACCTTCGACGCGGTCGAGCGGCTGTTCCAGGCCAACAGCGAGGCCACCGCCGAACTCCTGTCGCTGCGCCTCGGCATGGAGCCGGAGTTCCTGGCCATGGCCGCGCTGGACACCCTGTACGCGCAGTGGGGCGTCGAGCCGTCCCGGCGCGCCGGTCAGAGCGGCCAGGACGAGTCGCGCGTACGCGAGACCCGGGGCCTGTTCCGGGGCAACCGGGCCTACCTGTGCGAACTCCTCAGTCCCTGGGACCGCGCCCCCCACGAGGAGGGCAGGGCCCACCGGGAACTGCTCGCCGGTGTCCTCGCGGCCCAGGCGCCCGCCGTGGCGCGGGCGGCCGAGGCCGTGCGCGCGGCGGACCGCGAAGGCGCCCTGGTCGGCTCGGCGGACCAGATCCTCGCGAGCCTGGCGCACATGCAGGTTAACCGGCTGCTGCCGATCGACCTGGACCGCGAGGCGCGCGTCCACGCGCTGTGGGGCCAGGTGCTGCACGCGATCCGTGGCCGGATGGCCGCCACCGTCGAGGAGGAACGATGATCTGGCTGCGTGTCATCGGGCTGTTCTGGCGGCTCAGCCCGCTGCGGGTGTCCGCCTTCACGGCCGTGTCCGTGCTGGTCGCCCTCGTCCCGGCCGTACAGATCGGGCTCGTGGCCGCGACCGTGCAGGGCGTGGCCGACGCCGTCGCCGGTGACCCGGGGGCCGGCCGGGCGGCGCTGCTCGCGGGCGGCGGCCTGATGGCGGCCGGCTTCGCCAACCATCTGCTGGGGACGTGCCAGCAGTACCTCGACACGCTGCTGCGGCTCGAACTCACCGCGCGGGTGGGCGAGTGGGTGATGCGCAAGGGCACCCTGCTCGACCTCCAGCAGTACGAGGACGCCGAGATCTACGACAAGATGCAGCGCGCCTTCCAGGAGAGCAACGGAGGCCGCGTCTACCAGGTCTTCACCCAGCTCCTGGAGTCCGTCAGGGAACTGCTCACCCTGGCGACCGTCAGCGCCGTGCTGTTCTCGTGGAACCCCTGGATCGCGCTGGTCATCCTGCTCTCTCCGGTCCCGTCGGTGATCTCGTACATGTTCTTCAGCCACCAGGCGTACGAGATCGAGTACGACCGGGCCGCCGACCGGCGCCGCCTGTACTACTACCAGCACCTGGCGACCACCGACCATTCGTACAAGGAGATCCGGCTCTTCCAGCTCGGCCCGCACCTCCTGAACCTCTACACCCGCCTCGTGCGCACCTTCTTCGACGTAGACCGGCGGCTGGCGCGCCGTCAGTCGCTGCTCGGCGGCGCGCTCGGCTTCCTCAGCGTCGCCGCCTCGTCCGGCGCCGTCCTGTGGGCCGTCCACTCCACGACCAGCCTCGGCCAGGTCGGGCAGCTCGCCGGGTACCTCCAGGCGGTCGGCTCGGTCCAGGTGTCCGCGCACGGTCTGCTGCTCGGTATCGCGGCCCTCTACAAGGACAGTCTCTTCCTCGGGAACCTCTTCGACTTCTTCGCGCTGCCCGAGCGGCAGCTCAAGGGAGGCACCCGGCCCTTTCCGGCCAAGATCACCAAGGGCATCGAGTTCCGCGACGTGCGCTTCGTCTACCCCGGCACCGACCGGGTCGTCCTGGACGGCGTCAGCTTCACCATCCCCGCGGGCCGGTGCGTCGCCCTGGTGGGGCAGAACGGCGCGGGCAAGACCACCCTCGTCAAGCTGCTCACCCGCCTCTACGAGCCGACCAGCGGCCAGATCCTCGTGGACGACGTGCCGATCGAGGAGTACGACCTCGACGACCTGCAACGCCAGATGGGCGTCATCTTCCAGGACTTCATCCGGTACGAGCTGCCGGTGCGCGACAACATCGGCTTCGGCCGCATCGAGGCCCGCGACGACACCGCGCGCGTCGCCGAGGCCGCCGAGGCCGCCGGCGCCGCCGGGATCGTGGCGTCACTGCCGCGCACGTACGACACCATGCTCGGCCGCCACTTCGAGGACGGCCACCAGCTCTCCGGCGGCCAGTGGCAGAAGATCGCCCTCAGCCGGGCCTTCATGCGGCGGGCGCCCGTCGTCGTCCTGGACGAGCCGACGGCCGCCATCGATGCGGAGGCCGAGGCGGAGATCTTCACCCGGCTCCGCGACATCGCCCGCGGCGCGACCTCCCTCGTCATCGCCCACCGCTTCTCCACGGTCCGGATGGCGGACCAGATCGTCGTCATGGAGAACGGCAAGGTGATCGAGACCGGTGTGCACGAGGAACTCGTCCGGGCCGACGGCGTCTACGCCCGGCTCTTCCATCTCCAGGCATCGGGGTACCTGACCGAAGCCGCGTCCCGTTAGAGGCCCAGGTATGCGCGTCTCCGTCCTGTTCCCCGTCATGCCCACCGACCCCGAAGCCGTGGTCCCTTTCGCCTCATTGGTGCGCTCCGGGCAGGCCGCCCGCCTGTGGCAGGGCCAGTCCCTGAGCGCGGACACCCACCAGGTGTTCGCCTACCTGGCCGGCCGGGGCTACCGCGTTCCGGTCGGCACCGGCGTCGTCCTGATGCCGCTGCGGCACCCGGTGGACGCCGCGGTCCAGGCCCGCTCGCTCGCCCGGCTCACGGGGCAGCCGATGGTCCTCGGCCTCGGCCCCGCGACGCCCGACTTCGTCACCGGCCTGCACGGCAAGCCGTACGACAGTCCGCGTGACGCCTGCCTCTCCTACCTCACGGAGGTACGGCGCCTGCTCGACGCGGAGACACCGGGCGGTGCGGGCACCGTCGGCCTGCCGGGCATGCCACACCCGGGCGTGGAGGTGGGACTCGGCGTCCTGCGGCCGGTGCTCGCGCACGCGGCGGGGCGGGCGGCCGACGTGGCGATCAGCTGGATGACGCCGCCCGGATACGTACGGGACACCCTGCTGCCCGCCATGGCCCGGGGCGCGGCCGCGGCGGACCGGGCCCGGCCCCGCATGGTGACCGTGGTGCACGCCGCGGTCGACCGTCCGCACCGCATCCCGTACCGGCTCGCGTACACCGCCGCGCACGCCCACCTCGCCGGGCCGCACTACACCGACATGCTGCGCCGCGCCGGCCTGCGGGTGCACCACAGCCAGCCGAATCTGGGCGCCCGCGCCCTGGTCGACTCCGGCACTTTTGTGTACGGATCGCCCCAGGACATCGCGGCACAGTTGGCCGAATACGGTCGGGCGGGCGTGGACGAAGTTGTCGTCAATACCGCCGGCGTGTATTCCGAGCATGGTCATCCGGACGCCGTACGCGACCTCCAGGACATCCTCGCGGCGTGCCGGGAGCAGCAGCCGGCACCCGTTCCCTGACGGTCCACGGTCCCGCCGGGGTTCCGCCCGATCGCCCGCAGACAGGAGAAGCACG includes:
- a CDS encoding helix-turn-helix domain-containing protein; its protein translation is MPEDAERSLSAKLNRLFASVRPDPAHEYSNESVAAAIRGTGVSISQSYIWQLRKGKKTNPTLRHLQALARFFGVPTAYFVDDTAGAALDERLTALAAEQARIGEALQGSEARLLVLRAGQLSQARRKQVMDLLDVVYRLEQAERGGRQDG
- a CDS encoding GntR family transcriptional regulator; protein product: MSLAPDPAAVRPPNGETALPLYARIRAKLRMDIASGHYAQGDQLPPAEQLARKYGANKNTILRALRMLRSEGVIDFGRGRGAVVLHSFSPVHIDDICAQLQRVVNLADASGISRSAVISSIERMPRVTARNVRTQRGPLTTRPPQRLT
- a CDS encoding response regulator transcription factor, encoding MSDFGTPMPGPARAAGEPHWKPSLGKVGRLTPRERETFLLLAEGLSNESMARRLYVTERTVRAHVAAVMAKLELDSRLAACLASYAFAVHSCTGRCPGMLAASHS
- a CDS encoding FDLD family class I lanthipeptide; amino-acid sequence: MSDAFDLDAQISTPAGPTGEQAPTPSISSIATRTVCTKVGCKVTKTCACTSMCTIFCVAPK
- a CDS encoding lanthionine synthetase C family protein, whose amino-acid sequence is MRRAHAAVRHVVAATTTTAQVDDLVVRAAEQSGTWGGWYPPGLAQGQAGLALLHLYAARAGLGALDTACGHIREAVLSTQVEPLEFHALFAGTSGLAFALADVTRDEPRFGPSLDRMHERLADQVLAAPPHRTERAVSDLDYDLVTGASGTLVHLSSVAAPGERVAEAAAALADYLIWLAGPAETDGTPRRWLITPAYYPPVGDYHAKYPHGYLNLGLSHGVPGVAAALAAAWEAGHRRPGHLEALDTLTRWVRDQAGFDAYGPTWSDGTPVDEHGREGTAGCGHDRIAWCYGAAGVAGALLTVASAIDDDELRTAAVRAFDGVLARAEHIRPLSPTLCHGLAGLVMLTLDFAPWSPAARDRLPRLVGQLLDAYAPDRPLGFADVEEPGRPVDDPGLLTGAAGVALTLLAAVGDQRPHWFRAFLAR
- a CDS encoding lantibiotic dehydratase, with amino-acid sequence MPLYEPAGFFLLRSPVLPARTCLDVTEDPARTPEALLALARRPDVERALLIASEDLSAGLDRLDSLGEKRTRRLHSGLLRYVTRMATRPTPFGAFSGVAMGEFGDKTSARLGGPGEHRVRVRADMGWLLALIERLEDDPAVLRQLHLVLNPMAHRAGDRFVLPQADKYGRHDERAVRIRATPAVDLVVRSAAVPVPYERLTAELSAAFPEVPAERVDSLVQQMWDLGFLTGDLRPPQTAERPELHVLKKLTGVPAAAHTAERLREVADLADRTHTTESLRRLEAAQRELVQDFKGRTYQADTAVELRDPVLNASIGEAAADAVGVLIRLSAAHNTHSHLTRYREEFSERYGAGTRVPVLSLLSPDTGLDAPPTYTNPPRSIALPPTPPDDTSHLDGLLVEFAQQAWWDRATEVELTDAWLDRLAPAGPVPDPPPVMEAYLQVHAADREAVDRGEWRGVLRSDSLTYGGRTYGRFSDVLGEAAVDRLRAYARREEALFPDVAYAELAFLPPYGRAANVTLRPAIRPYEIAVNTTPSVAPDQVIALDDILVGVSDDRFHLWSRRLDREIVVAQHHMLSPSLAPNVARFLIEVSHDGCVLPTGFHWGPAEVAPFLPRVVRGRMVLRPAQWRLTAGSADDLDGWRTRWRVPRHVYLVDADQRLLLDLDHPLYRAELEQELRKQRALVLHEMLPDFDGMWLQDGDGERYATEIVVPVVTRDAVRTTRRPVPRQRREVPVERHVPGGAWTFLKVYAAPERQDEIVTGPLRDLVAELRGQDVLDRWFYLRYADPFPHLRLRVRGTDADQVLTRVTAWGRDLVGQGLARDIEIAGYAPEIARYGGPETFDAVERLFQANSEATAELLSLRLGMEPEFLAMAALDTLYAQWGVEPSRRAGQSGQDESRVRETRGLFRGNRAYLCELLSPWDRAPHEEGRAHRELLAGVLAAQAPAVARAAEAVRAADREGALVGSADQILASLAHMQVNRLLPIDLDREARVHALWGQVLHAIRGRMAATVEEER
- a CDS encoding ABC transporter ATP-binding protein, encoding MIWLRVIGLFWRLSPLRVSAFTAVSVLVALVPAVQIGLVAATVQGVADAVAGDPGAGRAALLAGGGLMAAGFANHLLGTCQQYLDTLLRLELTARVGEWVMRKGTLLDLQQYEDAEIYDKMQRAFQESNGGRVYQVFTQLLESVRELLTLATVSAVLFSWNPWIALVILLSPVPSVISYMFFSHQAYEIEYDRAADRRRLYYYQHLATTDHSYKEIRLFQLGPHLLNLYTRLVRTFFDVDRRLARRQSLLGGALGFLSVAASSGAVLWAVHSTTSLGQVGQLAGYLQAVGSVQVSAHGLLLGIAALYKDSLFLGNLFDFFALPERQLKGGTRPFPAKITKGIEFRDVRFVYPGTDRVVLDGVSFTIPAGRCVALVGQNGAGKTTLVKLLTRLYEPTSGQILVDDVPIEEYDLDDLQRQMGVIFQDFIRYELPVRDNIGFGRIEARDDTARVAEAAEAAGAAGIVASLPRTYDTMLGRHFEDGHQLSGGQWQKIALSRAFMRRAPVVVLDEPTAAIDAEAEAEIFTRLRDIARGATSLVIAHRFSTVRMADQIVVMENGKVIETGVHEELVRADGVYARLFHLQASGYLTEAASR
- a CDS encoding LLM class flavin-dependent oxidoreductase, with product MRVSVLFPVMPTDPEAVVPFASLVRSGQAARLWQGQSLSADTHQVFAYLAGRGYRVPVGTGVVLMPLRHPVDAAVQARSLARLTGQPMVLGLGPATPDFVTGLHGKPYDSPRDACLSYLTEVRRLLDAETPGGAGTVGLPGMPHPGVEVGLGVLRPVLAHAAGRAADVAISWMTPPGYVRDTLLPAMARGAAAADRARPRMVTVVHAAVDRPHRIPYRLAYTAAHAHLAGPHYTDMLRRAGLRVHHSQPNLGARALVDSGTFVYGSPQDIAAQLAEYGRAGVDEVVVNTAGVYSEHGHPDAVRDLQDILAACREQQPAPVP